The genomic stretch AGGCTGACAGTCCCAGGCTGACAGTCCCGCGCTGACAGCCCCGCCGACTTCCTACGCGGACGTCGCGGACGCCTTGTCGGGGATGCGGAGCAGGTCGGCGGTGTTGCCGCGCAGCACCTTGCGCCGGGTGAGCGGGTCGCAGGCGTCGAGGCGCCTGACGTAGTCCTGGGGCTGGCGGAGTCCCTCGGGGTGCGGGTAGTCCGAGCCGAAGAGGACCTGGTCCGGGCCGAGCACGCTGAGGAGGTCGTGCACGTCGTCCTCGGGGAACGGGCAGACCCACAGGTGCTCGGCGAGCATCTCGCTGGGCTTCGCCGTGAGCGTGCCGCCGATCATCGGGCCGCGCCGGCCGAGCGCGGCGGCCTTGTCGACGGTCTTGAGCAGCGGCCGCACCCAGCTGCTGCCGTTCTCGATCGATATGATCTTGATGTCGGGGTGTCGGCCGAACAGATTGTGCAGGGTGAGCGCGGTGAGCGTGTCGACGATCGGCCGCTCGGTGTTGCACAGCGCCCACTGCAACGGCGACTGCAGGTGCGAGGGGTTGCCCGCGTCCTCGGACCAGAGCTGGCCGTACACCGCGTTGTAGCCGCTGTTGGAGACGTGGAAGACGACGCCGACCCCGGCCTCGGCGGCCGTCGCCCAGAACCGGTCGAAGTCCGGGTGGGCGGGGGAGCGCCCGCCCACCGGCCCGGGGCGCAGGTGCACCAGCCGCGCGCCGGCGTCGAGCACCCGCCTCAGCTCGGCCACCGCGTGGTCGAGGTCGAGCAGGGAGAGCATCGGAACGGCGAAGATCCGGTCCTGCTCCGCGTAGCCCCAGTCCTCCTCGAGCCACCGGTTGAACGCGCGCAGGCTGGCGTAGGTCAGCTCGACGTCGTCGGCCATGTCCTGCTCGACGGCCACACCCAGGGTGGGCAGCATGATGGTCGCCTCGACGCCCTGGTCGTCCATCAGGTCCAGCCGCGCGGGACGTTCGATGAACGCGGGGTGGTCCTTCGCGTTCAGGACCTCGCGGTGGGTGAAGCCGTCCGCCACCTCGCCGACGAACAGGCCCTGCAGCGCGCCGGGGGCGGACGCGTAATCCCCGGGCATCACGCTCATGAAGGTGCGGCGGTCGCCGAGATGGACCCGGCCGAGGCCGTCGGCCCCGCGTTCCACCCGGACGGTGCGATCCCGGAAGGCGGCTTCGATATGCCGGGAGAAGCAGTCGTCGGGTTCGTAGTAGTGGCCATCGGCATCGATCAGCTGGTAGTCCACCGCGTGCCACCTCCGGGAGAACGATTCAGGGAACACCCGCCGCGCCGGTTGAAGTGCCGGGACTCGCGCGCGGTGCGCTGGCCGGCTGTGAGGTGCGGTCAGCTTCGGCGCCGGGTAGGCCACGAGGCTGATTCTCGCGGCGTCAGTCTGGTAAGTGAGCATACACTTTTTCCCTCTTGCGAGGATCAGGTCTGGCGGACGGCCTTGGCGGCCAGGAGGGCGTCGATCTCCGCCGGGGGGAAGCCGAGGTCGGTGAGCACGGCGACGCTGTGCTCACCGACGCCCGGAAGCATCAGCCCGCCCGGTCCCGGTCCCGCGCCGGTGCCGGCACCGGCGTCCGGGTCCGGGTCGGTGCCGGGGCCGGGGCCGGCCGGGCCGTACCGTGGCAGGATCCCGATCTGCTCGAACCAACCCCAGTCGGCGACCTCGTACGAGGCGACCCGCCCGAGCTGGCGGTTGACCGGGTCGTCCAGCACCGCGCGGCGGAAGCCGTCTCGGTCGAGCGGCTCGACGAGGTCGGCGAGCAGGCCGGCCCCACGCAGGCGGGCCACCCACTCGGCGGCCGGCGCGGCGGCGAACACGCCCGCCAGGACCGTCTCGGCCCGGCGGGCCGGCGCGTCGTCCACGCCCCCGCGCAGCGGCGCGTAGGACTCCGGCAGGCCGTCGGCCGCCGTCAGCTCGCGCAGGCGGGCCCAGGCGTCCCGGTCGGGCAGGACGAGCGCGAACCAGTGGTCGTCGCCGCCGGCGTAGATCCGGTAGCCCGGGCCGTACCCGGTCTGGGTGGAGTCGAGCGCCGGGGTCGGGACCCGCTCGCCGTCGCGCTGGAACACCCCACTCTGCAGCAGCATCCCGGCGCCCAGCAGGCTCGTCGCCACCCGCTGCCCGCACCCGGTCGACTCCCGGGCGTACAGGCCGGCCAGGATCCCGGTCGCGGCCACCCAGCCGCCGCTGACGTCCAGCGGGATCCAGGTGGGGGCGACCGGGTCGTTGCCGGTGCCGCCGACGGCCTGCTCCAGGCCGGTCAGCGCCTGCATCAGGGCGTCGTTGCCGGGGTACCTCGCCCGCGGCCCGGTCGGGCCGAAGGCGCTGGCGTGGCAGTACACGGCCCGTGGGTTGAGCCGGGCGACGGTCTCCGCGTCGATGCCGAGCCGTTCGGCCACGCCGACCCGGAAGTTGTGCACGACGACGTCGGCCCACCGGATCAGCCGTTCCACGACGGGCCGGGCCTCGGGAGCCCTCAGGTCCATCGCCAGGCTGCGCTTGCCGCGCTGGCAGGCGGCCACCGCGTAGGCGGCGGCCCGCATGGCCTCGCCCTCGGGCGGCTCGACCTTGACCACCTCCGCGCCCAGGTCGGCGAGGATCTGGGCACCCAGCGGCCCGGCCACGAACGCGGAGAAGTCCAGGACGCGAACCCCCCGCAGGAGACGCCCGGACGCGCCGGCCGCGGTTCCTGTGCCGGCCGCCGCCGGGTCGCCGTCCGCGAGTGCGGGGCGCACGGGGCGCACGGAGATCGGCGAGCCGACCACGACGTCCCGGTGGCCGGATTCCGCGCGGGTCACGGCCAGGCCGACCTCGGCCAGGTGCGGGTCGGTCAGCGCGTCGCCGGGGCGCAGCACCGGCTCGCAGGCGATGCCCGCCGCGCGCAGCCGGTTCAGCCAGTCCTCGCGCGGGCGCAGCGCGAACGGCGAGCGCCAGCGGCGGGCACGCTCGTTGAGCGCCCCGGTCATCTGGTCGGCGTAGTAGCCCTCGTCGCTGGGGGTGTCGCCGAGGACGTCGATGAGGCGGGCGTACATCCCCTTGCCGCCGAACCAGACCTGCAGCAGCTCGCCGTCGGCGCAGCGGTACAGGAAGTTCGGGAAGGTCGAGCCCTTCTCCCAGTACGACTCGATCTCGGTGGCGGCGCGCTCGGAGCGCCCGATCATGCACCCGAGGGTGGACAGCAGCCCGTCGTAGAGCGACGTCTCGGCCCAGCCGCCGGTGCCCGTCCCGACCCGGCGGCGCAGCAGCGCGAGCGCGGACGTCGTGAGCAGGAAGGCCGTGCCGCTGCCGGCCGCCTGCGCGTCGACGAAGACCGGGCCCGGCCGGTGCCCGACGAGCTGGGTGCAGAACCCGGCCCGCGCCTCCACCAGCAGCCCGAAGTCCTCCCCGCGGCCCTTGGACGTCCGACTGGGCCGGCAGCGGACGTACACCAGGCCCGGGTTGGCCGCCCGGAGGTCGAGGTGGCCCAGGCCGCGCCGCTCGACGAGCGCCTCGGGCCCGTAGACGAACGCGACGTCGGCGCCGGCGAGCAGGTCCCGGACCTGGGCGGCGTCGTCGGTGACGACCAGTTCCTTGTCGCGGTGCCAGACCTCGCCCCAGGCCACGTGCTCGTCGATCGCCGGCGTCGTCGTCCCGACGACCCGGACGACCCGCGCGCCCAGGTCGGCGAGGAGCATGCCGGGCACGCCGCCCGCCAGGCCGAGGCCGAGATCGCTGGTGCCGACCGCGACCTCGACGACCGTCAGGCCCGCGCAGGGACGTCCGGTGGGGGCGGCGCTCACGGCGCCACCCCGTCAGCCGCTCCGTCGGCCGCCCGGCCCGCCACGCCGGCGGTCACCTCGCCGGCCACGTCGCCGGCCGGCAGGGTGAGGCGGGGCAGTACCTCCTCGGCCGCGA from Parafrankia discariae encodes the following:
- a CDS encoding amidohydrolase family protein, with the translated sequence MDYQLIDADGHYYEPDDCFSRHIEAAFRDRTVRVERGADGLGRVHLGDRRTFMSVMPGDYASAPGALQGLFVGEVADGFTHREVLNAKDHPAFIERPARLDLMDDQGVEATIMLPTLGVAVEQDMADDVELTYASLRAFNRWLEEDWGYAEQDRIFAVPMLSLLDLDHAVAELRRVLDAGARLVHLRPGPVGGRSPAHPDFDRFWATAAEAGVGVVFHVSNSGYNAVYGQLWSEDAGNPSHLQSPLQWALCNTERPIVDTLTALTLHNLFGRHPDIKIISIENGSSWVRPLLKTVDKAAALGRRGPMIGGTLTAKPSEMLAEHLWVCPFPEDDVHDLLSVLGPDQVLFGSDYPHPEGLRQPQDYVRRLDACDPLTRRKVLRGNTADLLRIPDKASATSA
- a CDS encoding CaiB/BaiF CoA-transferase family protein → MSAAPTGRPCAGLTVVEVAVGTSDLGLGLAGGVPGMLLADLGARVVRVVGTTTPAIDEHVAWGEVWHRDKELVVTDDAAQVRDLLAGADVAFVYGPEALVERRGLGHLDLRAANPGLVYVRCRPSRTSKGRGEDFGLLVEARAGFCTQLVGHRPGPVFVDAQAAGSGTAFLLTTSALALLRRRVGTGTGGWAETSLYDGLLSTLGCMIGRSERAATEIESYWEKGSTFPNFLYRCADGELLQVWFGGKGMYARLIDVLGDTPSDEGYYADQMTGALNERARRWRSPFALRPREDWLNRLRAAGIACEPVLRPGDALTDPHLAEVGLAVTRAESGHRDVVVGSPISVRPVRPALADGDPAAAGTGTAAGASGRLLRGVRVLDFSAFVAGPLGAQILADLGAEVVKVEPPEGEAMRAAAYAVAACQRGKRSLAMDLRAPEARPVVERLIRWADVVVHNFRVGVAERLGIDAETVARLNPRAVYCHASAFGPTGPRARYPGNDALMQALTGLEQAVGGTGNDPVAPTWIPLDVSGGWVAATGILAGLYARESTGCGQRVATSLLGAGMLLQSGVFQRDGERVPTPALDSTQTGYGPGYRIYAGGDDHWFALVLPDRDAWARLRELTAADGLPESYAPLRGGVDDAPARRAETVLAGVFAAAPAAEWVARLRGAGLLADLVEPLDRDGFRRAVLDDPVNRQLGRVASYEVADWGWFEQIGILPRYGPAGPGPGTDPDPDAGAGTGAGPGPGGLMLPGVGEHSVAVLTDLGFPPAEIDALLAAKAVRQT